A part of Antennarius striatus isolate MH-2024 chromosome 21, ASM4005453v1, whole genome shotgun sequence genomic DNA contains:
- the plcd3b gene encoding 1-phosphatidylinositol 4,5-bisphosphate phosphodiesterase delta-3-A isoform X5, which yields MLGNKKKSAPVLKNGSGTSESKAIDPLRNLGVEDDEDVKKMLQGSSMVKVRSPRWQKQRTLKLLEDGVTVWCQSHKTSSRAKEQQSFSVMEVECVREGCQSETLRQMLGSVPEARCFTVVFKGSRKSLDLLCQSQEEARHWARGIRTLQERVENMTQKEKLDHWIHAYLNRADQNRDDKMSYEEVRTLLQMINIDLSDQYARSLFQKCDQSADGRLDHGEIEIFCRELLRRPELDAVFIRYSANGCVLSTVDLREFLKDQGEDASLTHAQSLILTYELNEWAQKHQFMTANGFTMYMLSKENCVFNPEHARVYQDMNHPLAHYFISSSHNTYLTKDQLTGDSSTEPYIRALNHGCRCVELDCWDGDKGEPVIYHGHTLTSKVPFVEVIETINEYAFKASPYPLILSMENHCSVEQQNKMARCLRSILGEKLLTKPLGDRDPRRLPSPEDLKYKILVKGKKERGGEECSSSCSDLSSSDEESGRSEGKPRRKKEDKTPGVSKLSPELSELVVYTRSVPFRSFEQAAKGPTSDMSSFSESEALRHIKDSGTMFFILTCSEGAEGGESGWVGGFLDRLDASCLFLSGIHFVRHNSQKLSRIYPSGQRLQSSNYNPQEMWNGGCQIVALNFQTPGEQMDLNHGRFLQNGQCGFVLKPPFLCRPDVSFNPENVGGGSGHRPVLLTIRVISAQQLPKPEWDKPTSIVDPQVWVELHGVPIDNNKKKTNHVDNNGHLKPLYLEFLDLRLNPICISM from the exons GAgtggaggatgatgaagatgtgaagaAAATGTTGCAGGGTTCCAGTATGGTGAAG GTCCGCTCTCCTCGCTGGCAGAAGCAACGGACACTGAAACTGCTGGAAGACGGTGTGACTGTGTGGTGTCAGTCCCACAAGACGTCCAGCCGGGCCAAAGAGCAACAATCCT TCTCCGTCATGGAAGTGGAGTGTGTTCGTGAGGGTTGCCAGTCAGAGACTTTGCGTCAGATGCTTGGCTCGGTGCCTGAGGCCCGTTGTTTTACCGTGGTGTTCAAGGGTTCACGCAAGAGCCTGGATCTCCTCTGCCAGAGCCAGGAGGAGGCCCGGCACTGGGCCCGTGGCATCCGAACCCTCCAGGAGAGGGTAGAGAACATGACCCAGAAGGAGAAACTTGACCA CTGGATTCATGCTTATTTGAATCGAGCTGACCAGAACCGTGATGATAAGATGAGCTATGAAGAAGTGCGGACTCTGCTGCAGATGATCAACATTGACCTGAGTGACCAGTACGCTCGAAGCCTCTTCCAG AAATGTGACCAGTCCGCTGACGGCCGGCTGGACCACGGGGAGATCGAGATTTTCTGCAGGGAGTTGTTGAGGAGACCGGAGCTGGATGCTGTGTTCATCCGCTACTCTGCAAACGGTTGTGTCCTCTCTACTGTCGACCTGAGGGAGTTTCTGAAGGACCAGGGAGAGGACGCTTCACTCACCCATGCCCAGAGTCTCATACTCACCTATGAACTTAACGAATGGG CCCAGAAGCACCAGTTCATGACCGCTAACGGTTTCACCATGTACATGCTGTCGAAGGAGAACTGTGTATTTAACCCGGAACATGCAAGAGTTTACCAGGACATGAATCACCCGCTGGCGCACtacttcatctcctcctcccacAACACCTACCTCACTAAGGACCAGCTGACTGGGGACAGCAGCACGGAGCCATACATCCG TGCCCTGAATCACGGCTGTCGCTGCGTGGAGCTGGACTGCTGGGATGGAGATAAAGGAGAGCCGGTCATCTACCACGGACACACTCTCACCTCCAAAGTGCCCTTTGTTGAAGTCATCGAGACGATCAATGAATATGCTTTTAAA GCGTCCCCCTACCCTCTGATCCTGTCCATGGAGAACCACTGCTCTGTGGAGCAGCAGAACAAAATGGCCCGATGTCTGAGATCCATCCTGGGGGAGAAGCTGCTCACGAAGCCCCTCGGTGATCGGGACCCTCGCCGCCTGCCTTCTCCAGAG GATCTAAAGTATAAGATCCTGGTGAAGGGGAAGAAGGAGCGCGGGGGGGAGGAatgctcctccagctgctcagACCTCAGCTCCTCAGATGAAGAATCCGGTCGCTCTGAAGGGAAAcccaggaggaagaaggaggacaAAACG CCCGGCGTGTCGAAGCTGAGTCCGGAGCTGTCGGAGCTGGTGGTGtacacccggagtgtcccctttAGAAGCTTCGAACAAGCAGCCAAAGGCCCAACAAGCGACATGTCGTCTTTCTCTGAAAGTGAAGCTCTCAGGCACATCAAGGACTCAGGTACGATGTTTTTTATTCTAACTTGTTCAGAAGGTGCAGAAGGGGGTGAGTCGGGGTGGGTCGGGGGGTTTTTGGACCGGCTGGACGCTTCTTGTCTCTTCCTCTCAGGGATCCATTTCGTGCGTCACAACAGCCAGAAGCTCAGCAGGATCTACCCGTCAGGACAGCGCCTCCAGTCGTCCAACTACAACCCCCAGGAGATGTGGAACGGAGGCTGTCAGATTG TGGCTTTGAATTTCCAGACTCCCGGGGAGCAGATGGACCTGAACCACGGCAGGTTCCTGCAGAACGGACAGTGTGGCTTCGTCCTGAAGCCTCCTTTCCTGTGCCGGCCCGACGTCAGCTTCAACCCGGAGAACGTGGGGGGAGGTTCTGGCCACCGACCCGTCCTTCTCACCATCCGG GTCATTTCAGCTCAGCAGCTGCCGAAGCCGGAGTGGGACAAACCCACGTCCATCGTGGATCCTCAGGTGTGGGTGGAGTTACACGGCGTTCCCATagacaacaacaagaagaaaacCAATCATGTCGACAACAACG gaCATTTAAAACCTCTTTATTTGGAATTCCTGGATCTACGTCTGAATCCGATCTGCATTTCAATGTAA